A region of the Variovorax sp. 54 genome:
GGGCCTGGCCGGCCACATCACGGCGCGCGACCCCGAGCTGACGGACCATTTCTGGGTCAACCCGCTGGGCATTCACTTCTCGCGCATCAAGGTGTCCGACCTGCTGCTCGTCAATGCGAAGGGCGAGACGGTCGTCGGCGACCGGCCGCTCAACAAGGCCGCCTTCGCCATTCACGCCGCGATCCACGAACACAACCCGAGCATCGTGGCCGCTGCCCACACGCACTCGACCTACGGCAAGGCCTGGTCCACGCTGGGCCGCAAGCTCGACACGCTCACACAAGACGCCTGCGTGTTCCACGACGACGTGGCGCTGTTCGACGACTTCACCGGCATGGTGGTCGACACCAGCGAGGGCGATCGCATCGCCCGCGCGCTGGGCGACAAGAAGGGCGCGATCCTCAAGAACCACGGCATCCTGACCGCGGGCCCCACCGTGGAAGCCGCCGCGTGGTGGTACATCGCGCTGGACAACGCCTGCCACACGCAATTGCTGGCCGAGGCCGCCGGCACGCCGCAGCCGATCGACGAGGCCACCGCGCGCCACACGCACGGCCAGATCGGCGGGCCCGAAGGCGCCATCCATTCCTTCGACAGCCTGTACGAAGGCCTGGTCGAGGCCGAACCCGAACTCCTGCTTTGACGACGATGAACCCCCGGAGCCTTTCCCCGATGAACGCATCCCTTCTTTCCCGCCGCAGCGTGCTGCGCACCGGCGCTGCCGCCGCCGTGGTCGCCTCGGGCGGCTTCATTGCCTCGCAGGCCTTCTCGCAGCAGACGCGCAAGCTCACCTTTGCCTGGAACGCCGCCGCGTTCTGCCTCTCGCCCGTGGTGGTGGCGCAGGAGCGCGGCTACTTCGAGCGCAACGGCCTGCAGGTGGACCTCGTCAACTACACGGGCTCGACCGACCAGTTGCTGGAGTCGCTGGCCACCGCCAAGGCCGATGCGGCCGTGGGCATGATCCACCGCTGGCTCAAGCCGCTCGAATCGGGCTTCGACGTGAAGATCGTCGGCAGCTCGCACGGCGGCTGCGTGCGCCTCGTGGGCGCCAAGGCCGCGGGCGCCACCAGCCTGGCGAGCCTCAAGGGCAAGATCATCGGCGTGTCGGACATCGCGAGCCCGGGCAAGAATTTCTTCTCGATCCTGCTGGCCAAGAACGGCATCGACGCCGACCGCGACGTCACCTGGCGCCAGTACCCGGCCGACCTGCTCGACATCGCCGTGAAGAAAGGCGAGATCCACGCCATTGCCGACGGCGACCCGAACGTGTACCTCATCGAGAAGCGCAACCAGGGCACCTTCGTCGAGCTCGCGAGCAACCTCTCGGGCGAGTACAAGGACAAGGTCTGCTGCATCGTCGGCGCGCGCGGCGAACTGGTGCGCAAGGACAAGGCGACCGTCGCCTCGCTGGTGCGCGCCATCGCACAGGCTTCCGATTTCGTGGCCGAGAACCCGAACGAGTCGGCCAAGCTCTTCGCCAAGTATTCGCCCAAGGTGCCGGTCGAAGACCTGCGCGCGCTGCTGGGCACGCTCACGCACAACCACCACCCGCTGGGCAAGAACCTGCGCGACGAGGTGGAGTTCTATGCGCGCGACTTCCGCAGCGTCGGCGTGCTCAAGAAGACCACCGACCCGGCGCGCTTCGCCGAGCACGTGTCCTTCGATCCGCTGGCATGAGCGCCGTCATTGATCGGGTGCTGGAAGCACCGCCGCAAGCGCCAGGGAACTGGCGCCGCCCTGGCATCGAAAAGGCCGCGCCAGCCTCTGTGTTCGCGCGCCCCGCCGAAGGCTTCTGGCGAACCGGCGCGCTCGCGAGCGCGGGCTGGGTCGCCCTGGGCCTGCTCACTGTCTACTGGCCCAACAAGGCGGTGGGCTTCAGCGACTGGGCCTACACCGACGAGTTCGGCATTGCGGCCATCGCCATCGGCGCG
Encoded here:
- a CDS encoding class II aldolase/adducin family protein gives rise to the protein MSAVLSIDRHATQPLKLHANPQQKHWFDPIPPRPTVQAERRHRQERLAGAFRLFARFGFAQGLAGHITARDPELTDHFWVNPLGIHFSRIKVSDLLLVNAKGETVVGDRPLNKAAFAIHAAIHEHNPSIVAAAHTHSTYGKAWSTLGRKLDTLTQDACVFHDDVALFDDFTGMVVDTSEGDRIARALGDKKGAILKNHGILTAGPTVEAAAWWYIALDNACHTQLLAEAAGTPQPIDEATARHTHGQIGGPEGAIHSFDSLYEGLVEAEPELLL
- a CDS encoding ABC transporter substrate-binding protein translates to MNASLLSRRSVLRTGAAAAVVASGGFIASQAFSQQTRKLTFAWNAAAFCLSPVVVAQERGYFERNGLQVDLVNYTGSTDQLLESLATAKADAAVGMIHRWLKPLESGFDVKIVGSSHGGCVRLVGAKAAGATSLASLKGKIIGVSDIASPGKNFFSILLAKNGIDADRDVTWRQYPADLLDIAVKKGEIHAIADGDPNVYLIEKRNQGTFVELASNLSGEYKDKVCCIVGARGELVRKDKATVASLVRAIAQASDFVAENPNESAKLFAKYSPKVPVEDLRALLGTLTHNHHPLGKNLRDEVEFYARDFRSVGVLKKTTDPARFAEHVSFDPLA